A genomic stretch from Candidatus Methanomethylicota archaeon includes:
- a CDS encoding SPFH domain-containing protein, protein MANIFGRGLGKAARATGLKPKLIEWVNPSDTEIVWKYPDEVIPWGSVVIVKEFENALFYRDGKLYGLLGAGRHVLDTQNVPFLSGLVEGLYGENIFRCMIIYVSLRRFQGKFGGRTQTIELAPLLFHGSFYFRIEDPSLFVNKVVGPQSVFTTDELNEYLRGYFNEKIMAYLSSTSIQDVYMKQAEVTERVTMLLRKDFKDIGVSLEKVVFEGVDTEGPWRDRLFWMMRGGVQTGYVLQMETVKEVAKELGKSPGAAIGTGMVMVPPLMQPPPPPQPTTAPTAAPQLAAPVAAPSFAICPYCGKQVPIGANFCPYCGRKVKWCSKQHICTEEARFCPVCGEELK, encoded by the coding sequence TTGGCGAACATATTTGGTAGAGGTTTGGGGAAGGCTGCTAGAGCTACTGGATTGAAGCCTAAGCTAATTGAATGGGTTAATCCATCTGATACTGAGATTGTGTGGAAATATCCAGATGAGGTTATACCTTGGGGTAGCGTTGTCATTGTGAAGGAGTTTGAGAATGCATTATTTTATCGTGATGGTAAACTTTATGGTTTACTTGGAGCTGGGAGGCATGTTCTAGATACACAGAACGTCCCATTTCTAAGTGGGCTTGTGGAGGGGCTTTATGGAGAGAACATTTTCCGATGCATGATAATATATGTTTCCCTGAGAAGATTTCAAGGTAAGTTTGGTGGTAGAACTCAAACAATTGAATTGGCACCACTATTATTCCATGGAAGCTTCTACTTTAGGATTGAGGATCCAAGCCTCTTCGTAAATAAAGTTGTTGGACCGCAATCGGTTTTCACCACAGATGAATTGAATGAGTATTTGAGAGGGTACTTTAATGAGAAGATTATGGCTTACTTGAGTTCCACTAGTATTCAAGATGTTTATATGAAGCAAGCTGAAGTTACTGAGCGTGTAACCATGCTTTTAAGGAAAGACTTCAAAGATATAGGGGTATCCCTTGAAAAGGTGGTTTTTGAGGGTGTGGATACTGAGGGGCCTTGGCGTGACAGATTATTCTGGATGATGCGTGGTGGAGTGCAAACTGGATATGTTCTACAAATGGAGACTGTTAAGGAGGTTGCTAAGGAGCTTGGTAAAAGTCCTGGTGCAGCCATTGGAACTGGGATGGTTATGGTTCCACCATTGATGCAGCCTCCTCCACCCCCTCAGCCCACAACTGCGCCTACAGCTGCCCCTCAACTTGCAGCCCCTGTAGCCGCTCCATCCTTCGCCATATGCCCATATTGTGGTAAACAAGTTCCAATTGGAGCAAATTTCTGCCCATACTGTGGTAGGAAGGTTAAATGGTGTTCAAAGCAACATATATGTACTGAGGAAGCCAGGTTCTGTCCAGTTTGTGGGGAAGAGTTGAAGTAG